A single window of Vigna unguiculata cultivar IT97K-499-35 chromosome 1, ASM411807v1, whole genome shotgun sequence DNA harbors:
- the LOC114194157 gene encoding uncharacterized protein LOC114194157, protein MLTNAAVAASSWLRRRRIRYFFLFLCSPLLLLLLCAALPFLCAAELCLRLRLWRKLLRRDSAAADRLRRCEEGFCEEQPQEKGLLHRYLEDQLFLVGSMYECGDDDDNNCNDEVEASRSVEDVVRLGSSTARNPLLR, encoded by the coding sequence ATGCTGACCAACGCCGCCGTCGCCGCCTCCTCCTGGCTCCGCCGCCGCCGGATCCgctacttcttcctcttcctctgcTCCCCgcttctcctccttctcctctgcGCCGCCCTCCCCTTCCTCTGCGCAGCCGAGCTCTGCCTCCGCCTCCGCCTCTGGCGGAAGCTCCTCCGCCGCGACTCCGCCGCCGCCGATCGTCTCCGCCGCTGCGAGGAAGGGTTCTGCGAGGAGCAGCCGCAGGAGAAGGGCCTCTTGCATCGGTACCTCGAAGATCAGCTTTTTCTCGTCGGATCCATGTACGAGTGCGGCGACGATGACGATAACAACTGTAACGACGAAGTAGAAGCTTCTAGAAGCGTTGAAGATGTTGTAAGGTTAGGTAGTTCCACTGCTAGAAACCCTCTCTTGAGATGA
- the LOC114165537 gene encoding cycloartenol-C-24-methyltransferase isoform X2: MSWYEKYHVCYGGQEEERKANYSDMVNKYYDLVTSFYEFGWGESFHFAPRWNGESLRESIKRHEHFLALQLRLQPGQKVLDVGCGIGGPLREISRFSSTSITGLNNNEYQITRGKELNRIAGVDKTCNFIKADFMKMPIPDNTFDAVYAIEATCHAPDAYGCYKEIFRVLKPGQYFAAYEWCMTDSFDPQNPEHQKVKAEIEIGDGLPDIRLTTKCIEALKQAGFEIIWEKDLAADSPLPWYLPLDKSHFSLSSFRLTAVGRLFTKNMVKVLEYVGLAPKGSLRVQDFLEKAAEGLVEGGKKEIFTPMYFFLARKPDSDSN, from the exons ATGAGCTG GTATGAGAAGTATCATGTTTGCTATGGTGGTCAAGAGGAAGAGAGGAAAGCTAACTATAGTGATATG GTGAATAAGTACTATGATCTTGTTACCAGCTTTTACGAGTTTGGCTGGGGGGAATCTTTCCATTTTGCGCCCAG ATGGAATGGGGAATCTCTTCGAGAGAGCATCAAGCGACATGAACACTTCCTTGCTTTGCAACTTCGACTCCAGCCAGGGCAGAAG gttttggaTGTTGGATGTGGAATTGGGGGACCATTAAGAGAAATTTCTCGATTCAG CTCAACTTCAATTACTGGGTTGAATAATAATGAGTACCAGATAACAAGAGGAAAG GAACTCAATCGCATTGCGGGAGTGGACAAGACTTGCAATTTTAtcaag GCTGACTTCATGAAAATGCCAATCCCAGACAACACTTTTGATGCAGTATATGCGATTGAAGCCACTTGCCATGCACCAGATGCT TATGGATGCTATAAAGAGATTTTTAGAGTGTTAAAGCCTGGTCAATATTTTGCTGCTTATGAATGGTGTATGACCGATAGTTTTGATCCCCAAAACCCAGAACACCAAAAAGTCAAG GCAGAAATTGAGATTGGTGATGGGCTTCCTGACATTAGATTGACCACTAAGTGTATTGAAGCTCTGAAGCAAGCAGGTTTTGAG ATAATATGGGAGAAAGATCTAGCAGCTGACTCTCCTCTTCCATGGTACTTGCCTTTAGACAAAAGTCATTTCTCGCTGAGTAGCTTCCGTCTAACTGCCGTTGGGCGACTTTTCACAAAAAACATG GTCAAGGTTCTGGAGTATGTTGGACTGGCTCCAAAGGGTAGTCTAAGGGTTCAAGATTTCCTAGAGAAGGCTGCGGAGGGACTAGTTGAAGGAGGAAA GAAAGAGATTTTCACACCAATGTACTTCTTCTTGGCCCGGAAGCCTGATTCAGACAGTAACTAA
- the LOC114164670 gene encoding primary amine oxidase-like — translation MEARNSWRFVLLLALVLLLTWLHLPSLPNSKFYSRWYTPNNTFYSSSPTYHHLESETPQHPLDPLTIQEFNRVRTILSSHPLFKSSSSYTLNSVVLEEPDKKLVLKWKKGDPPLPRKASVVAVVKRVSHVLTVDLETGHVTSHENETDLVSGYPMVTLEDQFGVLEAPLRCPEFNNSFTKRGVNLADLVCLALSSGWYEKPEEENRRLMKVQCYSKEGTVNFYMKPIEGVTALVDIDRKEVVAVSDDGQNIPVASGANTDYRYSIQKLSGEMRLLNPISLEQPKGPSFSVDGHMVKWANWEFHLRPDPRAGIIISQVKVRDPDTSMLRNVMYKGFVSELFVPYMDPTEGWYFRTYMDAGEYGLQSKPLNPLNDCPRNAHYMDGVFASYDGTPYLQPNMICIFESYAGDIAWRHAECPITGLKVTEARPKVTLVVRMAAALGNYDYIMDWEFQTDGLIRAKVGLSGILMVKGTTYENMDQVPEKEYLYGTLLSENLIGVIHDHFITYYLDMDVDGSDNSFVQINLKMQETAPGESPRKSYLKAVKKVAKTEKDAQIRLQLYEPSEYHVVNPLKKTRVGNPVGYKLVPGATAGSLLDPEDPPQKRAAFTNNQIWVTPYNKSEQWAGGLFVYQSKGDDTLQVWSNRDRGIENKDIVLWYTIGFHHIPCQEDYPIMPTVSSSFDLKPVNFFERNPILGVPPNFKNDLPVCKGHDSG, via the exons ATGGAAGCCAGAAACTCATGGCGCTTCGTGCTTCTTCTGGCTCTAGTTTTACTTCTCACATGGCTTCACCTTCCATCACTTCCAAACTCTAAATTTTACTCAAGATGGTACACCCCAAACAACACCTTCTACTCATCATCCCCTACCTATCATCACCTTGAATCAGAAACTCCTCAACACCCTCTTGACCCTCTAACAATCCAAGAGTTCAACAGGGTCAGAACCATCCTCTCTTCTCACCCTCTCTTCAAGTCCTCGTCCAGCTACACTCTAAACTCTGTGGTCCTTGAAGAACCAGACAAAAAACTAGTCCTCAAATGGAAAAAGGGTGATCCACCCTTGCCAAGGAAGGCTTCCGTGGTTGCAGTTGTCAAGAGGGTCTCTCATGTTCTCACTGTGGACCTCGAAACTGGCCATGTCACGAGCCATGAAAATGAAACCGATTTGGTTTCTGGGTACCCCATGGTTACTCTAGAGGACCAATTCGGGGTTCTAGAGGCTCCCCTCAGGTGCCCTGAGTTCAACAACTCGTTCACCAAACGTGGTGTGAATTTAGCAGACCTGGTGTGCTTGGCGTTGTCTTCAGGGTGGTATGAGAAACCGGAGGAGGAGAATAGAAGGTTGATGAAGGTACAGTGCTATTCCAAAGAAGGCACTGTGAACTTTTACATGAAACCAATCGAGGGTGTCACTGCTTTGGTTGACATTGATAGAAAAGAGGTGGTAGCTGTTTCAGATGATGGCCAAAACATCCCTGTGGCTAGTGGTGCCAACACTGATTACCGTTACTCCATTCAGAAGCTGAGTGGGGAGATGAGGCTCCTGAATCCAATATCCTTGGAGCAACCAAAAGGTCCAAGCTTTAGTGTTGATGGGCACATGGTGAAATGGGCAAACTGGGAATTTCACCTCAGACCTGACCCAAGGGCAGGGATCATAATTTCACAGGTCAAGGTGAGGGACCCTGACACATCAATGCTGAGAAATGTAATGTACAAAGGGTTCGTATCTGAGCTATTTGTGCCCTACATGGACCCCACAGAAGGTTGGTACTTTAGGACATACATGGATGCTGGTGAGTATGGGTTGCAGTCAAAGCCGTTGAACCCTCTGAATGATTGTCCACGAAATGCTCACTACATGGATGGTGTGTTTGCATCTTATGATGGAACACCTTATCTCCAACCCAACATGATTTGCATTTTTGAGAGTTATGCTGGTGATATTGCTTGGAGACATGCTGAATGCCCCATTACTGGCCTCAAG GTTACAGAAGCAAGGCCAAAGGTGACACTAGTGGTTAGGATGGCAGCAGCCTTGGGAAACTATGACTACATCATGGATTGGGAATTTCAAACCGATGGGCTAATCAGAGCAAAG GTTGGACTGAGTGGTATCTTAATGGTGAAAGGAACTACCTATGAGAACATGGACCAAGTTCCTGAAAAAGAATATCTTTATGGAACCCTTTTGAGCGAAAACCTTATTGGTGTAATCCATGACCATTTTATCACGTATTACCTAGACATGGATGTTGATGGGTCAGACAATTCATTTGTTCAGATAAACTTAAAGATGCAAGAGACGGCTCCGGGAGAATCACCCAGAAAGAGTTATTTGAAAGCAGTTAAAAAAGTGGCAAAGACAGAGAAAGATGCTCAAATAAGACTTCAACTGTATGAGCCATCTGAGTATCATGTGGTGAATCCATTGAAGAAAACAAGGGTAGGGAACCCTGTTGGGTACAAATTGGTTCCAGGTGCCACAGCAGGTAGCTTGCTGGATCCAGAAGACCCACCACAGAAAAGGGCAGCCTTTACCAATAATCAAATATGGGTCACCCCTTACAACAAGAGTGAGCAATGGGCTGGTGGCTTATTCGTTTATCAGAGCAAAGGAGATGATACTCTTCAAGTGTGGTCCAACAG GGATCGTGGAATTGAGAATAAGGACATAGTTCTGTGGTACACAATAGGATTTCATCACATACCATGTCAAGAGGACTACCCTATAATGCCCACTGTGTCATCAAGTTTTGATTTGAAGCCTGTTAATTTCTTTGAGAGAAATCCAATCCTTGGAGTGCCTCCCAATTTCAAAAATGATTTACCGGTTTGTAAAGGTCATGATTCAGGTTGA
- the LOC114165537 gene encoding cycloartenol-C-24-methyltransferase isoform X1, which yields MDLASNLGGKIEKEEVLSAVEKYEKYHVCYGGQEEERKANYSDMVNKYYDLVTSFYEFGWGESFHFAPRWNGESLRESIKRHEHFLALQLRLQPGQKVLDVGCGIGGPLREISRFSSTSITGLNNNEYQITRGKELNRIAGVDKTCNFIKADFMKMPIPDNTFDAVYAIEATCHAPDAYGCYKEIFRVLKPGQYFAAYEWCMTDSFDPQNPEHQKVKAEIEIGDGLPDIRLTTKCIEALKQAGFEIIWEKDLAADSPLPWYLPLDKSHFSLSSFRLTAVGRLFTKNMVKVLEYVGLAPKGSLRVQDFLEKAAEGLVEGGKKEIFTPMYFFLARKPDSDSN from the exons ATGGATTTGGCATCCAATCTCGGTGGCAAGATTGAAAAGGAGGAAGTTCTCTCCGCCGTTGAGAA GTATGAGAAGTATCATGTTTGCTATGGTGGTCAAGAGGAAGAGAGGAAAGCTAACTATAGTGATATG GTGAATAAGTACTATGATCTTGTTACCAGCTTTTACGAGTTTGGCTGGGGGGAATCTTTCCATTTTGCGCCCAG ATGGAATGGGGAATCTCTTCGAGAGAGCATCAAGCGACATGAACACTTCCTTGCTTTGCAACTTCGACTCCAGCCAGGGCAGAAG gttttggaTGTTGGATGTGGAATTGGGGGACCATTAAGAGAAATTTCTCGATTCAG CTCAACTTCAATTACTGGGTTGAATAATAATGAGTACCAGATAACAAGAGGAAAG GAACTCAATCGCATTGCGGGAGTGGACAAGACTTGCAATTTTAtcaag GCTGACTTCATGAAAATGCCAATCCCAGACAACACTTTTGATGCAGTATATGCGATTGAAGCCACTTGCCATGCACCAGATGCT TATGGATGCTATAAAGAGATTTTTAGAGTGTTAAAGCCTGGTCAATATTTTGCTGCTTATGAATGGTGTATGACCGATAGTTTTGATCCCCAAAACCCAGAACACCAAAAAGTCAAG GCAGAAATTGAGATTGGTGATGGGCTTCCTGACATTAGATTGACCACTAAGTGTATTGAAGCTCTGAAGCAAGCAGGTTTTGAG ATAATATGGGAGAAAGATCTAGCAGCTGACTCTCCTCTTCCATGGTACTTGCCTTTAGACAAAAGTCATTTCTCGCTGAGTAGCTTCCGTCTAACTGCCGTTGGGCGACTTTTCACAAAAAACATG GTCAAGGTTCTGGAGTATGTTGGACTGGCTCCAAAGGGTAGTCTAAGGGTTCAAGATTTCCTAGAGAAGGCTGCGGAGGGACTAGTTGAAGGAGGAAA GAAAGAGATTTTCACACCAATGTACTTCTTCTTGGCCCGGAAGCCTGATTCAGACAGTAACTAA
- the LOC114165537 gene encoding cycloartenol-C-24-methyltransferase isoform X3: MVNKYYDLVTSFYEFGWGESFHFAPRWNGESLRESIKRHEHFLALQLRLQPGQKVLDVGCGIGGPLREISRFSSTSITGLNNNEYQITRGKELNRIAGVDKTCNFIKADFMKMPIPDNTFDAVYAIEATCHAPDAYGCYKEIFRVLKPGQYFAAYEWCMTDSFDPQNPEHQKVKAEIEIGDGLPDIRLTTKCIEALKQAGFEIIWEKDLAADSPLPWYLPLDKSHFSLSSFRLTAVGRLFTKNMVKVLEYVGLAPKGSLRVQDFLEKAAEGLVEGGKKEIFTPMYFFLARKPDSDSN; the protein is encoded by the exons ATG GTGAATAAGTACTATGATCTTGTTACCAGCTTTTACGAGTTTGGCTGGGGGGAATCTTTCCATTTTGCGCCCAG ATGGAATGGGGAATCTCTTCGAGAGAGCATCAAGCGACATGAACACTTCCTTGCTTTGCAACTTCGACTCCAGCCAGGGCAGAAG gttttggaTGTTGGATGTGGAATTGGGGGACCATTAAGAGAAATTTCTCGATTCAG CTCAACTTCAATTACTGGGTTGAATAATAATGAGTACCAGATAACAAGAGGAAAG GAACTCAATCGCATTGCGGGAGTGGACAAGACTTGCAATTTTAtcaag GCTGACTTCATGAAAATGCCAATCCCAGACAACACTTTTGATGCAGTATATGCGATTGAAGCCACTTGCCATGCACCAGATGCT TATGGATGCTATAAAGAGATTTTTAGAGTGTTAAAGCCTGGTCAATATTTTGCTGCTTATGAATGGTGTATGACCGATAGTTTTGATCCCCAAAACCCAGAACACCAAAAAGTCAAG GCAGAAATTGAGATTGGTGATGGGCTTCCTGACATTAGATTGACCACTAAGTGTATTGAAGCTCTGAAGCAAGCAGGTTTTGAG ATAATATGGGAGAAAGATCTAGCAGCTGACTCTCCTCTTCCATGGTACTTGCCTTTAGACAAAAGTCATTTCTCGCTGAGTAGCTTCCGTCTAACTGCCGTTGGGCGACTTTTCACAAAAAACATG GTCAAGGTTCTGGAGTATGTTGGACTGGCTCCAAAGGGTAGTCTAAGGGTTCAAGATTTCCTAGAGAAGGCTGCGGAGGGACTAGTTGAAGGAGGAAA GAAAGAGATTTTCACACCAATGTACTTCTTCTTGGCCCGGAAGCCTGATTCAGACAGTAACTAA